The Kineothrix sp. MB12-C1 genome includes a window with the following:
- a CDS encoding ABC transporter permease, with translation MKSTIIRILKEKAIWMVFIILFIAFSLANPRFLSSSNLFTIARQVSMLGIASIGMTFVILISGIDLSTGSIITFVNIVAAYLMVHMGFGMVAAVIVSLILSMLVGVLNGCLISTIGIPAIIATFATQIVFEGASYLISGGTPIYGFDERFKVIGQGYLGPVPVPVIIMIVCFAIGSFILNKSYFGRYFYAVGGNEEASKLSGIRVGVTKYLVYALSGLFAGLAGIVMLSRTNSAQPTAGLGYEFDVITCVVLGGVSITGGYGKMSNVVAGVLIIGILTNGMVLMNVSTYMQMVVKGIVLVLAVGFDSLQKKRALT, from the coding sequence ATGAAAAGCACAATCATAAGAATATTAAAGGAAAAAGCTATCTGGATGGTATTTATCATTCTGTTTATAGCATTCTCACTGGCAAACCCAAGGTTTTTATCTTCAAGCAATTTGTTTACCATAGCGCGTCAAGTATCTATGTTAGGTATTGCATCCATAGGTATGACATTTGTTATCTTAATTTCAGGTATTGATCTTTCGACCGGTTCCATCATTACTTTCGTTAATATCGTTGCGGCATATTTGATGGTACATATGGGCTTTGGTATGGTGGCGGCGGTGATTGTATCCTTAATACTGTCGATGCTCGTCGGTGTTTTAAACGGATGCTTAATATCCACAATCGGGATTCCTGCGATTATCGCTACTTTTGCGACACAGATTGTCTTCGAAGGTGCTTCCTATCTGATTAGCGGAGGTACACCTATTTATGGATTTGATGAAAGATTTAAAGTAATAGGACAGGGATATTTAGGACCGGTTCCCGTCCCGGTAATCATTATGATTGTCTGCTTCGCGATCGGTTCCTTTATTTTGAATAAGAGCTACTTTGGCCGTTACTTCTATGCAGTCGGCGGTAATGAAGAGGCATCTAAGCTTTCCGGTATTAGAGTAGGAGTTACGAAGTATCTGGTATATGCATTATCCGGTTTATTTGCCGGTCTTGCCGGCATTGTTATGTTATCCCGTACGAATTCGGCACAACCTACGGCAGGTCTCGGATATGAATTCGATGTAATTACCTGTGTGGTACTCGGTGGAGTATCCATTACCGGAGGCTATGGTAAGATGTCGAACGTAGTGGCCGGTGTATTGATCATAGGAATTCTTACTAACGGTATGGTTCTTATGAACGTAAGCACTTATATGCAGATGGTCGTAAAAGGTATTGTGCTCGTATTGGCAGTAGGTTTTGACAGTTTACAGAAAAAAAGAGCACTCACTTAA
- a CDS encoding sugar ABC transporter ATP-binding protein — protein sequence MKDEYILELQHIRKEYPGVVALKDVSLEVKKGEILALIGENGAGKSTLIKTCSGAVIPTSGKIVINGKEFTHMSPQLAAENGIAIIYQEFNNVKGLSAAENLFLGNPIRKGIVVDKKAMEKEAQKAFAQLNIKIDPKALVGDLTVGYQQMIEIAKAILQDAKVLIMDEPSAPLTTAEVESMFKVCELLKEKGVSIIYISHRLEEIYRLSDRIVVLRDGEYIKTLITKDSHVDELIQLMVGRSLSETFPPRETGYKKDEIILELQNVSGNGDKDINLRVRKGEILGLGGLVGAGRTELVQMIFGAAKKTDGKMIFKGEEINPKSPREAINLGIALVPEDRKRHGALLGISIKNNINMPIYKKISKASVINNKKELEIAKKCEEELLIKTPTLHQLVKNLSGGNQQKVIIGKWLAANSELLIFDEPTRGIDVGAKAEIYKLMNEVIASGKTILLISSEMEELMGMSDRIIVLAEGRITGELEKEEFNQETIMKMASAV from the coding sequence ATGAAAGATGAATATATTTTGGAACTACAACATATCAGAAAAGAATATCCCGGTGTAGTTGCATTAAAGGACGTTTCTCTGGAGGTAAAAAAAGGTGAGATTCTCGCACTGATTGGAGAAAACGGCGCCGGAAAATCCACGTTGATTAAGACCTGTTCCGGTGCGGTTATTCCTACCTCGGGTAAAATAGTGATTAATGGGAAGGAATTCACCCACATGTCCCCTCAGCTCGCTGCTGAGAATGGGATAGCAATTATCTATCAGGAATTCAATAATGTAAAAGGGCTTTCGGCTGCCGAGAACCTTTTTCTGGGGAATCCGATCAGAAAAGGGATCGTCGTAGATAAAAAGGCGATGGAGAAGGAAGCGCAAAAGGCTTTTGCACAGTTAAATATTAAAATAGATCCCAAGGCTCTTGTCGGGGATCTTACCGTTGGTTATCAGCAGATGATTGAGATCGCCAAGGCAATTCTGCAGGATGCGAAAGTTCTTATTATGGATGAACCCTCCGCTCCTCTTACGACCGCTGAAGTTGAAAGCATGTTCAAAGTATGTGAATTACTAAAAGAAAAGGGAGTATCTATTATATACATATCTCATAGGCTTGAAGAGATATATAGGTTATCGGACCGCATTGTTGTATTGCGTGATGGGGAATATATCAAGACATTGATTACCAAGGATTCCCATGTAGATGAACTGATTCAGTTAATGGTGGGGCGTTCCTTGAGCGAAACCTTTCCTCCGCGTGAGACAGGTTATAAGAAAGATGAAATTATTCTGGAGTTACAAAATGTAAGCGGCAATGGAGATAAGGACATTAATTTACGGGTTCGTAAAGGTGAAATTCTTGGATTGGGCGGTCTGGTAGGTGCCGGCCGTACAGAACTTGTACAGATGATTTTCGGTGCGGCGAAGAAGACAGACGGAAAGATGATATTTAAAGGAGAAGAAATCAATCCGAAATCTCCGAGGGAAGCGATTAACCTTGGAATTGCGCTCGTACCTGAAGATCGCAAACGCCATGGTGCGTTGCTCGGTATATCTATAAAAAATAATATCAACATGCCAATCTACAAGAAAATATCCAAAGCGTCAGTAATTAACAATAAAAAGGAATTAGAAATAGCCAAGAAATGTGAGGAGGAATTGTTGATTAAAACTCCCACACTGCATCAATTGGTAAAGAACCTAAGCGGCGGCAATCAGCAAAAGGTCATTATCGGAAAATGGCTTGCTGCGAACTCAGAATTGCTTATCTTTGATGAGCCCACCCGTGGAATCGATGTGGGTGCCAAAGCTGAGATTTATAAGCTGATGAACGAAGTAATTGCAAGTGGTAAAACAATTTTATTAATATCATCAGAAATGGAAGAATTAATGGGAATGTCAGATAGAATTATAGTTTTGGCAGAAGGCCGGATTACCGGTGAACTGGAAAAAGAAGAATTTAATCAAGAAACTATAATGAAAATGGCATCTGCCGTTTAG
- a CDS encoding sugar ABC transporter substrate-binding protein — protein MKKRIISLALVGVMAFSGLVGCGAKAPAQEAAGAKTETAKEAEAVAEPAKEEVADTAAADNFKVGITLQSLENSYWAGVFGEVEKLLKEKGWEYTILACNDNSATQIQQIENFITNQVNLIMVHPSDPNAIEDYLKQARDAGIKVMCWDDAMTNTDLNWILDNTKLGYVIGQEAANFINENYPDGSVAEVAIMNYPQTPILLERETGILNALEEIAGGKYKVVAQQPALDAQAAITNMETILQANPDTKIVCSIGAGGDIGANQAFMTKMEGNIPDDMGIFSADATQQQLEAIVNGEATRASVGFEGSNKKTAEAVVDLYERLLNGETFAEQNLVRPLLVIDSSNAAEYLADYK, from the coding sequence ATGAAAAAGAGAATCATTAGCTTGGCACTAGTTGGGGTTATGGCATTTTCCGGATTAGTAGGATGCGGTGCAAAGGCACCCGCACAGGAAGCTGCAGGCGCGAAGACGGAAACAGCCAAGGAAGCGGAAGCTGTGGCGGAACCCGCAAAAGAAGAGGTTGCAGATACAGCAGCGGCTGATAACTTCAAAGTTGGTATTACACTACAATCACTTGAGAACAGCTATTGGGCAGGAGTATTCGGCGAAGTAGAGAAGCTGTTGAAGGAAAAGGGATGGGAATATACCATTCTCGCTTGTAACGATAACTCAGCAACACAGATTCAGCAGATTGAGAACTTTATAACCAATCAGGTTAACCTCATTATGGTTCATCCGTCCGATCCTAATGCGATCGAAGACTATTTGAAGCAAGCAAGGGATGCAGGCATTAAGGTAATGTGCTGGGATGATGCGATGACGAACACAGATCTTAACTGGATTCTCGATAATACCAAGTTAGGATATGTAATCGGACAGGAAGCAGCTAACTTCATTAATGAGAACTATCCGGATGGAAGTGTAGCAGAAGTGGCAATTATGAATTATCCTCAGACTCCTATCCTTCTTGAAAGAGAAACAGGTATCCTGAATGCTCTCGAAGAAATCGCTGGCGGCAAGTATAAGGTTGTAGCACAGCAGCCGGCACTGGATGCTCAGGCAGCAATCACCAATATGGAAACAATTCTTCAGGCTAACCCTGATACTAAGATTGTTTGCTCCATCGGTGCAGGCGGTGACATCGGTGCTAACCAGGCATTTATGACTAAGATGGAAGGTAATATTCCTGACGATATGGGTATCTTCTCGGCAGATGCTACACAGCAGCAGTTAGAAGCAATTGTGAATGGCGAAGCGACAAGAGCATCCGTAGGCTTTGAAGGATCCAATAAGAAAACAGCAGAAGCAGTTGTTGATCTTTATGAAAGACTCCTCAATGGAGAAACCTTTGCAGAGCAGAATTTAGTAAGACCTCTTCTTGTTATTGATAGCTCAAATGCAGCGGAATACTTAGCAGATTATAAATAA
- a CDS encoding zinc-dependent alcohol dehydrogenase family protein, giving the protein MNMRALIYNGPKDIRVEDVKVSEVGDTDVLIKVQYCGVCGTDIHIYSGDGGAFEATPPLIMGHEFSGIVERVGEKVSKIKVGDLVTVDPNNMCGECYYCKNAMEQFCENVIGIGTTCDGGFAQYCVVCEKQVFKFKKGMDALTAAMTEPVSCCLHGIDLCNIKLGDEVLVIGGGPIGLIMLQLASMAGAGKIILSEPVEEKREMGRKLGADVVINPLEEDIEAVLQASCKNVNVVIECVGNVRTIDTAIKCAGKGATVMMFGLTGPNTSLSVDPEIVFKKELKLTSSFINPYTFERSIAILESGKLNVTDMISDIIPLEDCVKAFEDENYRRKGKVVLQLND; this is encoded by the coding sequence ATGAACATGCGGGCGCTAATCTATAACGGACCGAAGGATATTCGAGTAGAGGATGTGAAGGTTTCTGAAGTCGGTGATACAGATGTCTTAATTAAAGTGCAGTATTGCGGGGTATGCGGTACGGATATCCATATATACAGCGGAGACGGCGGAGCTTTTGAGGCAACCCCACCCTTAATTATGGGACATGAATTTTCCGGAATCGTAGAAAGAGTCGGAGAGAAGGTAAGTAAAATCAAGGTTGGAGATTTAGTTACTGTGGATCCCAATAACATGTGCGGTGAATGTTACTATTGCAAGAATGCGATGGAGCAATTTTGTGAAAACGTAATTGGAATCGGAACGACCTGCGATGGCGGCTTTGCACAATACTGTGTTGTCTGTGAAAAACAGGTTTTCAAGTTCAAAAAAGGAATGGACGCATTAACGGCTGCTATGACGGAACCGGTATCCTGTTGTCTTCATGGTATTGACTTATGTAATATCAAGCTTGGCGATGAGGTGTTGGTAATCGGCGGAGGTCCCATAGGTCTTATTATGTTACAGTTGGCAAGTATGGCCGGAGCGGGCAAGATTATCCTTTCAGAACCGGTGGAAGAGAAAAGAGAGATGGGCAGGAAGCTGGGAGCAGATGTCGTAATCAATCCCCTGGAGGAAGATATAGAAGCTGTACTACAGGCAAGTTGCAAGAATGTCAATGTGGTAATCGAATGTGTGGGGAATGTCAGAACGATCGATACAGCGATAAAATGTGCAGGAAAAGGGGCGACGGTCATGATGTTCGGTTTGACCGGACCGAATACAAGCTTATCCGTTGATCCTGAAATAGTATTTAAGAAAGAATTAAAGCTTACCTCATCTTTTATCAACCCTTATACCTTTGAAAGGTCTATTGCGATCCTGGAATCCGGGAAATTGAATGTGACAGATATGATCAGTGATATCATTCCCCTCGAAGATTGTGTGAAAGCTTTCGAGGATGAGAATTATCGAAGAAAAGGGAAGGTTGTTCTTCAATTGAACGACTAG
- a CDS encoding helix-turn-helix domain-containing protein, with product MAIIVNIDVMLAKRKMSVTELSERVGITMANLSLLKNGKVKGVRFATLEAICIALDCQPGDILEYRKSQDVE from the coding sequence ATGGCTATTATAGTGAATATTGATGTTATGCTTGCAAAAAGGAAAATGAGTGTCACGGAACTTTCAGAACGAGTTGGAATTACGATGGCTAATTTATCCTTATTAAAAAATGGAAAAGTAAAGGGAGTTCGGTTCGCAACTTTGGAGGCTATTTGTATAGCGTTGGATTGCCAGCCGGGCGATATTCTGGAATACAGAAAGAGTCAAGATGTTGAATAG
- a CDS encoding DUF2975 domain-containing protein produces the protein MKLGSTLILRAATLFAGAIVLAFCVVCIWLAATDRDPNSIYASLYYILIFGTFASAIPFFIALYQALKLLGYIDANCAFSIMAVNSLQIIMRCAIAIFVICTVGGLPFFYCVAQLEDAPGLMLIGFVISGSAFIIAVFSSILKRLLQDAINIKADNDMII, from the coding sequence ATGAAACTTGGTTCGACACTCATCCTAAGAGCAGCAACTTTATTTGCAGGGGCAATTGTGCTTGCTTTTTGTGTCGTTTGTATTTGGTTGGCGGCTACAGACCGGGATCCTAATTCAATTTATGCTTCCCTATACTATATTTTGATTTTCGGTACGTTTGCATCCGCCATACCGTTCTTTATCGCGCTATATCAGGCACTAAAACTTTTAGGCTATATTGATGCCAACTGTGCATTTTCGATAATGGCGGTCAATTCGTTACAGATTATTATGCGATGCGCCATCGCAATCTTTGTGATTTGCACTGTAGGCGGTTTGCCTTTCTTTTATTGCGTAGCTCAATTGGAGGACGCCCCGGGTTTAATGCTGATCGGGTTTGTTATATCCGGTTCCGCATTCATAATCGCTGTATTTTCCTCTATTCTGAAACGACTTTTGCAAGATGCCATTAATATTAAGGCAGATAACGACATGATAATTTGA
- a CDS encoding maltose acetyltransferase domain-containing protein, protein MTAKEKMLNGEYYISWDEELTKEREKTKDMLFEFNNVKPSLTNCCILDCAKIAIGDNVWICGGVTITGGVKIGSNTVMVPEAL, encoded by the coding sequence ATGACAGCAAAGGAAAAAATGTTAAACGGCGAGTATTATATTAGCTGGGATGAAGAGTTAACTAAAGAGAGAGAAAAAACAAAAGATATGCTGTTTGAATTTAATAATGTGAAACCTTCCCTTACAAATTGCTGCATTTTAGATTGTGCAAAGATTGCAATCGGAGACAATGTATGGATATGCGGAGGCGTTACAATTACAGGGGGAGTTAAAATAGGCTCGAATACAGTTATGGTGCCGGAAGCGTTGTAA
- a CDS encoding TIGR03943 family putative permease subunit produces MQIYAKKLNPQIFLEILCYFTFAALIISLLGNGKYLSYVTPRMKPYLIFSAITMVIWGLAAARRLFRPQYKIRSMHCFVLAIPILLILLPHSSLGISDVSGGYVSGNVLSGQTNQYNSFQSQNTAENSNPNSSAEVTTENPSVRESEPDVTDTYSSNDAFETQSDVFDSVDFPGLDEANKTITVSNEDFGMWIYELYVNMEKYAGYKIIMTGFIFKDPEFLEADEFVPARLSMSCCVADLVPTGLICKYDKASELETDSWITVEGTLYIEEYKYDDMSFDEPLIHVTKITPAEAVDEYVYPYY; encoded by the coding sequence ATGCAGATATATGCAAAAAAACTTAATCCTCAAATATTTTTGGAGATTCTATGCTATTTTACATTTGCCGCTCTGATAATCTCTCTGCTTGGCAACGGAAAATATCTTTCTTATGTTACACCACGCATGAAACCCTACTTAATTTTTTCGGCAATCACCATGGTGATTTGGGGCCTTGCCGCTGCCCGCCGCCTGTTTCGCCCCCAGTACAAGATACGATCTATGCACTGTTTTGTTCTGGCGATTCCGATCTTATTGATTTTGCTTCCTCACAGTTCCTTGGGTATATCGGATGTTTCCGGAGGATATGTCAGCGGAAATGTTCTTTCCGGCCAGACAAACCAATATAACTCGTTTCAGAGCCAGAATACGGCTGAAAACTCTAATCCGAATTCATCCGCAGAAGTTACAACGGAAAATCCCTCTGTAAGGGAGTCGGAACCTGATGTAACGGATACATATTCTTCAAACGATGCCTTTGAAACGCAGTCTGATGTTTTTGATTCCGTCGATTTTCCCGGCTTGGATGAAGCCAACAAAACTATTACTGTTTCCAATGAAGATTTTGGCATGTGGATTTATGAGCTCTATGTAAATATGGAAAAATATGCCGGATACAAGATTATTATGACCGGTTTCATCTTCAAAGACCCTGAATTTCTGGAAGCGGATGAATTCGTTCCTGCCCGATTATCAATGTCCTGCTGTGTTGCGGATTTGGTGCCGACTGGACTTATCTGTAAATATGATAAGGCTTCTGAACTGGAAACGGACTCCTGGATAACAGTGGAAGGAACGCTTTATATTGAAGAATATAAATACGATGACATGTCATTTGACGAACCTCTCATTCACGTAACAAAGATTACTCCGGCAGAGGCAGTAGATGAATATGTCTATCCATATTATTGA
- a CDS encoding metal-dependent transcriptional regulator: MTPNKEDYLKAIYKLGGLNELVNNKKIAETLQVAPASVTEMLGKMKREELIHYEPYKGTYLTDKGMHAAISLVRGHRLWEVFLMRHLGYSWSEAHEDAELLEHITPARLTSRLDNFLNYPAYCPHGSAIPHPDGQVDLVPMQTLNLLPVGVNSHVRRVTEEKELLDYLQENGIVIGSSICIIGMAAYEGPLTLDLEGRRVQISYKAACQIYVDQTEGL; encoded by the coding sequence ATGACACCTAATAAAGAGGATTACTTGAAAGCTATCTATAAACTTGGTGGTTTGAATGAACTGGTAAATAATAAGAAAATTGCGGAGACTTTGCAGGTCGCTCCGGCTTCCGTGACAGAAATGTTGGGAAAGATGAAACGGGAAGAATTAATTCACTATGAGCCCTATAAAGGGACCTATCTGACAGATAAAGGTATGCATGCTGCTATTTCATTAGTTCGAGGACATCGTCTTTGGGAAGTATTTCTTATGCGTCATTTGGGCTATTCCTGGAGTGAGGCTCATGAAGACGCAGAACTCTTAGAGCATATCACTCCTGCGCGTCTCACTTCCAGGCTGGATAATTTTTTGAATTACCCGGCGTACTGCCCTCATGGCAGTGCAATTCCTCATCCCGACGGGCAGGTTGATCTTGTTCCGATGCAGACTTTGAATCTTCTTCCAGTCGGCGTAAACTCCCACGTTCGGCGGGTTACGGAAGAAAAGGAACTGCTGGATTATCTTCAGGAAAATGGAATTGTGATTGGAAGTTCTATATGTATTATCGGAATGGCTGCCTATGAAGGGCCGCTCACGCTTGACTTGGAAGGCAGGCGTGTTCAAATTAGTTATAAAGCTGCCTGTCAAATCTATGTGGATCAGACAGAAGGGTTGTAA
- a CDS encoding aminoglycoside N(3)-acetyltransferase, with product MMLIKENFMKSYQFLGLEKGDNVIVHTSLSSLGYVCGGAQTIIESLLETVGDSGTILMPTQSWKNLSPESGVHYEVPEEYWQILIENLPAYDKDITPTNTMGIVAEMFRTWKGTIRSDHPARSFSANGANAKYLVENHDLSDIFGKSSPIGKLYELDGKVLLIGVDYDKNTSLHLADVLAEYPSKKNEIASSVVKIGGERQWIDYETLAVDGEDFVQIGIDFERFNSIKKIGIGNAVVKCMNMRELVDFAISWIESNRKC from the coding sequence GTGATGTTAATTAAAGAAAACTTTATGAAGAGTTATCAATTCTTAGGTCTTGAGAAAGGAGATAATGTTATTGTTCATACTTCCTTAAGTAGTTTAGGCTACGTTTGCGGCGGTGCACAAACAATAATTGAATCTTTATTGGAGACTGTTGGAGATAGCGGCACAATTTTAATGCCTACACAAAGCTGGAAAAACCTCTCCCCTGAATCTGGGGTACATTATGAAGTGCCGGAGGAATACTGGCAGATATTAATAGAAAATTTGCCTGCTTATGATAAAGATATTACACCTACCAATACGATGGGTATTGTTGCTGAGATGTTTCGAACTTGGAAAGGAACGATCAGAAGCGATCATCCGGCACGTTCGTTTTCGGCGAATGGAGCGAACGCTAAATACTTAGTTGAAAATCATGATTTAAGTGATATTTTCGGTAAGAGCTCTCCTATTGGAAAACTATATGAGCTTGATGGAAAGGTTCTTCTGATCGGTGTTGATTACGATAAAAATACTTCTCTTCATCTTGCGGATGTATTGGCAGAATATCCTTCGAAGAAAAATGAAATTGCCAGCAGTGTTGTAAAGATTGGCGGGGAAAGACAGTGGATAGACTATGAAACACTCGCAGTTGATGGAGAAGATTTTGTTCAAATTGGAATAGACTTTGAGCGTTTTAATTCTATTAAGAAAATAGGCATAGGCAATGCAGTTGTTAAATGTATGAATATGAGAGAGCTTGTTGACTTTGCCATAAGTTGGATAGAGAGTAATAGAAAATGTTAA
- a CDS encoding glycoside hydrolase family 13 protein yields MNFQINKSALLHIPTSQYAFAQAKDVLTIRLRAAKGDLDSCTLFWGDRACISSPVFFSEKRMEVCWQNKIFDFYEETLVGVPERVCYYFLIRKGEEWYYYYGDDFHKELPDFTLEDGFVVEGRSEYYQYPYILRSEILEVPEWFEHAIVYNIFPDSFASGKEKIAGQESAVEGEDGKIYRSKCGGTINGIRENLDYIQNLGFNCLYLNPIFRAGEYHKYDIIDYFHVDPCMGSDEDFLNLTKEVHRRGMHIIIDGVFNHCSWEFPFFEDVIEKGEDSLYKDWFYHLQFPVRRPKEGEIPEYACFAYEPKMPKLNTANPEVQEYFANVGRYWIENFQVDGWRLDVANEVDKNFWRRFRKEIKEANSQAVLIGEVWENAEDWLRGDMLDSVMNYDFRKHCRDFFAMDKIGVGRFAGAMTDMLLRYPLPVARAQLNLLDSHDVGRFFSLCGEKEEKWRLAFLYLFMTPGIPSVFYGDEKKICGMKEWEYRQPMPWQSRMEETEAFVQEVIRIRNKYINPRDTLQFVEASADSSLLIFERRGIRRIRIILNAQDNRAEIRGYLEGGQVLLEKGVEGDYLDGYGYKILQISSS; encoded by the coding sequence ATGAATTTTCAAATAAATAAGAGTGCACTCTTGCACATTCCCACATCTCAGTATGCGTTTGCTCAAGCGAAAGATGTTTTAACGATTCGCTTGCGGGCCGCAAAAGGAGACTTGGATAGTTGTACACTTTTTTGGGGAGATAGGGCATGTATTTCCTCCCCTGTCTTTTTTTCAGAAAAGAGAATGGAGGTTTGCTGGCAGAATAAAATCTTCGATTTCTATGAAGAGACTTTAGTTGGAGTGCCTGAAAGGGTATGTTACTATTTTCTGATTAGGAAGGGGGAGGAGTGGTATTATTATTATGGGGATGATTTCCATAAAGAACTGCCGGACTTTACTTTGGAAGATGGGTTTGTAGTCGAGGGTAGGAGCGAGTATTACCAATATCCCTACATTTTACGTTCGGAAATCCTGGAAGTTCCCGAATGGTTCGAACATGCCATCGTATATAATATTTTTCCTGACAGCTTCGCTTCCGGGAAAGAGAAGATTGCCGGTCAGGAAAGTGCCGTTGAAGGAGAGGATGGGAAAATATACCGTTCTAAATGCGGAGGTACGATAAATGGAATTCGCGAAAATCTGGATTATATACAAAACCTGGGATTTAACTGCCTGTACTTAAACCCTATTTTCAGAGCCGGAGAATATCATAAGTATGATATTATAGATTACTTCCATGTGGACCCCTGTATGGGAAGCGATGAGGATTTCCTGAATTTAACCAAGGAAGTACATAGAAGAGGAATGCATATTATTATTGATGGTGTGTTCAATCACTGCAGTTGGGAATTTCCTTTCTTTGAAGATGTGATAGAAAAAGGAGAAGATTCTTTGTACAAGGATTGGTTCTATCATTTACAGTTTCCGGTAAGACGTCCAAAGGAGGGAGAGATTCCCGAATATGCCTGCTTTGCTTATGAACCAAAGATGCCTAAGTTAAATACGGCCAACCCCGAAGTGCAGGAGTATTTTGCAAATGTGGGCCGCTATTGGATTGAAAACTTTCAGGTGGATGGTTGGCGTCTGGATGTTGCTAATGAGGTTGACAAAAATTTCTGGCGAAGATTCAGAAAGGAGATAAAGGAGGCAAACTCTCAAGCGGTTCTGATTGGTGAGGTGTGGGAAAATGCGGAAGACTGGCTTCGGGGAGATATGCTTGATTCGGTCATGAACTATGATTTCAGGAAGCACTGCAGAGATTTCTTTGCTATGGATAAAATAGGAGTCGGGAGATTTGCAGGGGCTATGACCGACATGCTGCTGCGCTATCCTCTTCCTGTTGCCAGGGCGCAATTAAATCTTCTGGATAGTCATGATGTAGGGCGTTTCTTTTCCTTGTGCGGAGAAAAGGAGGAAAAGTGGAGATTGGCATTTCTTTACCTGTTTATGACTCCGGGTATCCCCAGTGTATTCTATGGAGATGAAAAAAAGATATGCGGAATGAAGGAGTGGGAGTACAGGCAGCCTATGCCTTGGCAAAGCCGTATGGAAGAGACCGAAGCCTTTGTACAGGAGGTCATTAGGATCAGGAATAAATACATAAATCCAAGGGACACGCTGCAATTTGTGGAAGCTTCTGCCGATTCCAGCCTTCTCATCTTTGAACGAAGAGGAATCCGCAGGATAAGAATTATTCTCAATGCTCAAGATAACCGGGCGGAGATACGGGGTTATTTGGAGGGAGGACAGGTACTTCTGGAGAAAGGTGTAGAGGGAGATTACCTGGATGGATATGGATATAAAATCCTTCAAATATCTTCCTCGTAA
- a CDS encoding sugar ABC transporter permease — MERKIRKDSMNRNRRKIKKKLELLGVNFFLLGLCLIGLVPILYALLLSVSGGTEALTSEASLLPRRFTLENYKRILFEEPFLQWLVNSVILSVGTMFLAMGTSVTAAYAFSRFRFPGRSGMLRLLLLLNAFPQILTLFAVFRLFKLMNLLNSHAGLIFVYAGTMCIFSIWNMKGYFDSIPIEIEEASKIDGAGDFQLIQKIILPLARPAIIVTAVMVLIFVWNEYLFATTFMLKEESYALAGGLYQLQANDYSRSWPLFTAAAILVSLPILLIFFMIQKYMVSGLTAGGVKG; from the coding sequence ATGGAAAGGAAAATTAGAAAAGACAGTATGAACAGAAATAGGAGAAAGATAAAAAAGAAATTAGAGCTGCTGGGGGTGAATTTTTTTCTATTGGGGCTATGCCTGATCGGACTTGTTCCCATTCTATACGCCTTACTCCTATCAGTGAGCGGGGGAACTGAAGCCCTGACCTCTGAGGCATCTCTTTTACCGCGAAGATTCACATTGGAAAATTATAAAAGAATACTGTTTGAGGAACCATTTCTGCAGTGGCTTGTAAATTCTGTGATTTTGAGCGTAGGAACAATGTTTTTAGCCATGGGGACAAGTGTGACAGCCGCTTATGCCTTTTCGAGGTTCCGTTTCCCGGGCAGAAGCGGGATGCTAAGACTTTTACTTCTGTTGAATGCATTTCCGCAAATACTGACTTTGTTTGCAGTATTCCGTCTGTTTAAATTGATGAATCTCTTAAATTCTCATGCGGGACTTATCTTTGTCTATGCGGGGACCATGTGCATTTTCAGCATATGGAATATGAAGGGGTATTTTGATTCCATACCGATAGAAATAGAAGAAGCCTCCAAAATAGACGGGGCAGGAGATTTTCAACTGATACAAAAGATTATCCTCCCACTGGCAAGGCCAGCCATTATTGTTACCGCAGTTATGGTATTGATTTTTGTTTGGAATGAATATTTGTTCGCTACCACCTTTATGCTGAAAGAAGAAAGTTATGCCCTTGCGGGAGGGCTTTATCAGCTTCAGGCTAATGATTACAGCCGGAGCTGGCCTTTGTTTACAGCGGCTGCAATTTTAGTTTCTCTGCCGATACTCCTTATTTTTTTTATGATTCAAAAATATATGGTATCAGGGCTTACCGCAGGTGGAGTAAAGGGGTAG